In the genome of Paenibacillus pabuli, one region contains:
- a CDS encoding iron-hydroxamate ABC transporter substrate-binding protein codes for MFKSKSIFSICTLFIVFTLVLAGCGNAGKTTDETGSGSGQTTENQESTGTDTDQNESADSETREYETDKGTITIPAHPKRIVTDYYGGEILSVGGNLIGVEPSAFDNPFIKDKLKDTTDVGYPVNVEKTLELQPDLIVVMYDDNYEELSKIAPTVHIPYGTATDIYKTVELFGDLIGQPEQAKAFIAEYEKKAAAGREKLKGIVDENTTVGLYELTDKGDLWVFGDNAGRGGQVVYNALKLKMPSKVSKDNQTVQLSLEVLPEYATDYMFMTVYDPEKKGEALKEFKQSKVWNGLDAVKNHRFFENDFDTFYRYDPIAITAQIDLFVDLILKSAEQNK; via the coding sequence ATGTTTAAATCCAAATCAATTTTTTCCATTTGCACATTATTCATTGTGTTTACGCTAGTTCTTGCGGGCTGCGGAAATGCAGGAAAGACAACGGATGAAACGGGGAGCGGTTCAGGACAGACAACTGAGAATCAGGAATCCACTGGAACCGATACAGATCAGAATGAATCAGCGGATAGTGAAACACGCGAGTATGAGACGGATAAAGGAACAATTACCATTCCTGCGCATCCAAAACGCATCGTGACTGATTACTATGGGGGCGAAATTCTGTCTGTAGGTGGTAATCTGATTGGTGTGGAGCCCAGTGCTTTTGATAATCCGTTTATTAAGGACAAGCTAAAAGACACTACAGACGTGGGCTATCCCGTTAACGTGGAGAAGACGCTGGAATTACAGCCTGACTTAATCGTTGTGATGTATGATGATAACTACGAGGAATTGTCCAAAATTGCACCAACCGTACATATCCCATATGGCACAGCGACAGATATCTATAAGACCGTTGAACTGTTTGGTGATTTGATCGGTCAACCGGAACAGGCGAAGGCGTTCATTGCCGAGTATGAGAAAAAGGCGGCTGCAGGACGCGAGAAGCTGAAGGGCATCGTGGATGAAAATACAACCGTTGGGTTATACGAACTGACGGACAAAGGAGATCTGTGGGTCTTTGGCGACAACGCAGGCCGGGGCGGACAAGTTGTATACAACGCTTTGAAGCTGAAAATGCCGAGCAAGGTGAGCAAAGACAATCAGACCGTGCAGCTATCACTAGAAGTACTGCCTGAATATGCAACAGATTATATGTTCATGACGGTGTACGATCCTGAGAAAAAAGGTGAAGCACTGAAGGAATTCAAACAGTCCAAAGTGTGGAACGGTCTGGATGCGGTGAAGAATCACCGATTCTTCGAGAATGATTTTGACACATTCTATCGATATGATCCAATCGCCATTACAGCCCAGATTGATTTGTTTGTTGATCTGATCTTAAAGAGCGCTGAGCAAAACAAATAA
- a CDS encoding glycosyl hydrolase 53 family protein — translation MHKRYISGCLVLLMLFCELGLVVRPAAAAAKVKVALGKTVTVSAEDLKWGGNKEHAVDGKGDTYWSADSATSVNNPHQLTVDLGAPHQLSGAELTWKDKDKVVKFVVEVSVDGSTWTPVADQSKNETVQSVANMEFQADEIQYVKVTISYYAGDGWWPAISELTIWGEEEGRDPADITSYDQVNVSTVSRNAPVLPAKVTAHYQNGKSGVVPVEWEEVDPSLYASAGSFTVTGAVYGAPIQPVATVAVEGYRSDFVRGVDISTLTAIEDNGGYYLDSNGAERDLLDILKDRGVNYVRLRLWNDPQKSNGYNDKEDVIRLAQRVKEKGMKILLDFHYSDEWAHPGQQLRPKAWENLSFEELKTAVYDYTREVVGEMKDAGAMPDMVQIGNEINSGVLNGLKSNVNFDENAALLQRGVDSVRAVPGGDQVQIMIHLAEGGKASTFDWYFGELEKRNLEYDIIGLSYYPFWHGTFADVRKTMNGVSAKYGKEVIIAETSYPFSYKNGDAHGNIIGNPETLNVGGATFPATVQGQYDAIAGIMDMISQVPNQKGAGFFYWEPAWIAANVGWIASEGDAWENHAMFDYDEYPANGGFSYEGRALPSLDVYKRGLDVLPADRKELSAAITRAKALESSDFTPESWLTLGPAISAAENTYKLAYTTGGVTQQETDAETTALNEVMQHLDVIAANRDALEAIIADAKTYKQADWSAATWAVLTKALVRAEQVMADPRATQTEVNTSAKQVEAAIHGLSNVDKTELTQFIGETQQLTESSYTQRSWANLNAALLSAITVRDKQDAVQSEVQVALITLQQANNSLVLLEALTTGKTATASSSAGTGGGKDNSPGGAIDSDPTTSWGTDQSVGSWWQVDLGATAVIRKLEMSMWSGGIKYKIEVSNDNENFVKVVDTTSDVVVSTSPRHILPAGTEARYIRLTVTAGSEWVGFMDFKAYGVFPADKSALETTVNSAAKLRQSDYTAASWTVFGEALSSARELMEDAEASAQEISAADNALIQAVSQLVRQESTPGQPSQPGQPAQPSMPGSSQNPGNSPVTPPVESGNPGENGSITFKGKRTGADTYVIQPDIKQVSQMIQGMAAGSKKLTMIADVPKDTKAVTFQLNSNQLQEWARNQALESLELTIKQTSVRIPLNLLKDVGSEEGAAMNVIVAEDSIANLSEAQKKAIGNRNVVSVDLRLNGQPLQWTDRSIEIAMSDVQNSNAADIVTVVYSLLPNGEMKPVTFTQYDESTQSLAFKPLESGRFVITEVQVPLNDLQSYSWAIKEVQNLYGKGIISGMTDTRFSPQAELTRAQFLQMIMKGIGESRSPDTSTLALIDVKSDQWYSDSVRLGLEMGIVQGRADGTFGANDRISREDMAVMLYRAMQLMKQNASEVDDSSSSSNGFNDSSDIAEYAKQAVAAMQEQGLLQGMANGSFAPKQQANRAQGAVAVARMMKHIYKF, via the coding sequence GTGCACAAAAGATACATAAGCGGCTGTCTCGTATTACTGATGTTGTTCTGTGAACTGGGCCTGGTGGTTCGACCCGCAGCGGCAGCAGCAAAAGTAAAGGTTGCACTGGGCAAGACGGTAACAGTCAGCGCTGAGGATTTGAAGTGGGGAGGCAATAAGGAACATGCAGTTGATGGCAAAGGGGATACGTATTGGAGTGCGGACAGTGCAACCTCAGTAAATAATCCGCATCAGCTGACCGTAGACCTGGGAGCTCCACATCAGCTTTCGGGTGCTGAGTTGACGTGGAAGGACAAGGATAAAGTCGTAAAGTTTGTCGTTGAAGTTTCTGTCGACGGGAGTACCTGGACTCCGGTAGCAGATCAGTCGAAAAACGAAACTGTCCAGAGCGTTGCCAATATGGAGTTCCAGGCTGATGAAATTCAGTATGTAAAAGTCACCATTTCTTATTATGCAGGGGATGGCTGGTGGCCAGCCATTTCCGAGTTGACTATCTGGGGCGAAGAGGAAGGTCGTGACCCGGCAGATATCACAAGTTATGATCAAGTCAATGTGTCTACTGTAAGTCGTAATGCTCCTGTTCTGCCTGCAAAAGTCACGGCGCATTACCAGAACGGGAAATCGGGTGTTGTCCCGGTTGAGTGGGAGGAAGTAGATCCTTCTCTGTATGCATCAGCAGGCAGCTTTACTGTGACAGGCGCCGTCTATGGGGCTCCCATTCAACCTGTAGCTACCGTTGCGGTGGAAGGATATCGCAGTGATTTTGTCAGAGGGGTAGATATTTCCACGTTAACAGCCATTGAGGATAATGGAGGTTATTATCTGGACAGTAATGGAGCTGAGCGCGATCTGCTCGATATTCTCAAAGACCGTGGCGTGAACTATGTGCGGCTTCGTCTGTGGAATGATCCACAGAAATCGAATGGATACAACGACAAGGAAGATGTAATTCGTCTGGCCCAGCGGGTAAAAGAGAAAGGCATGAAGATTTTGCTCGACTTTCATTATTCCGATGAATGGGCGCATCCCGGTCAACAGCTTCGTCCCAAGGCCTGGGAGAACCTTTCATTCGAAGAGCTGAAAACTGCGGTGTATGATTACACGCGTGAAGTAGTAGGCGAGATGAAAGATGCGGGCGCAATGCCCGATATGGTACAGATCGGTAACGAAATTAACAGCGGTGTGTTAAACGGATTGAAGAGCAACGTGAATTTTGATGAAAACGCGGCCTTACTTCAGCGTGGAGTGGACAGCGTGCGCGCAGTCCCAGGAGGGGATCAGGTTCAGATTATGATCCATCTCGCTGAGGGCGGCAAGGCAAGCACATTTGACTGGTATTTCGGCGAATTGGAGAAACGGAATTTGGAATACGATATCATCGGCCTGTCCTATTATCCTTTCTGGCACGGAACATTCGCAGATGTGCGCAAAACGATGAATGGAGTATCCGCTAAATATGGAAAAGAAGTCATTATTGCTGAGACGTCATATCCATTCTCATATAAAAACGGGGATGCCCACGGTAATATTATTGGCAACCCAGAAACGCTGAATGTGGGAGGAGCTACCTTCCCGGCAACCGTACAGGGGCAATATGATGCGATTGCAGGAATCATGGACATGATCTCACAAGTTCCGAATCAGAAGGGAGCGGGATTCTTCTATTGGGAACCTGCATGGATTGCAGCCAATGTTGGCTGGATTGCTTCCGAGGGAGACGCGTGGGAGAATCACGCCATGTTCGATTATGACGAATATCCGGCGAATGGCGGTTTCTCGTATGAAGGACGTGCTCTGCCATCATTGGATGTGTACAAACGTGGCCTGGACGTTCTGCCCGCAGATCGGAAAGAGCTGTCGGCAGCGATTACACGTGCAAAGGCACTTGAATCCAGTGATTTTACACCTGAAAGCTGGCTGACACTCGGTCCAGCCATATCGGCAGCCGAGAATACGTACAAACTTGCCTATACAACTGGTGGTGTGACACAACAGGAGACAGACGCTGAAACGACTGCTCTTAATGAGGTTATGCAGCACCTTGATGTTATAGCGGCGAATCGGGATGCTCTCGAGGCAATTATTGCCGATGCCAAAACATACAAGCAAGCGGACTGGTCTGCTGCAACATGGGCTGTATTGACCAAGGCTCTTGTTCGTGCAGAACAGGTGATGGCAGATCCAAGAGCAACCCAGACCGAGGTAAATACATCAGCAAAACAAGTGGAAGCAGCCATCCATGGTTTATCCAATGTAGACAAAACCGAGCTGACACAGTTCATCGGTGAAACACAGCAGCTGACCGAATCGTCGTATACACAGCGAAGCTGGGCAAACCTGAATGCGGCATTGTTATCGGCAATTACTGTGAGAGACAAGCAGGATGCTGTACAATCCGAAGTGCAAGTGGCTCTGATAACACTTCAACAAGCCAATAACAGCCTTGTTTTGCTGGAGGCATTAACCACAGGTAAAACAGCTACCGCATCAAGCAGTGCCGGTACAGGTGGTGGAAAAGACAACTCGCCTGGGGGAGCGATTGACAGTGACCCCACTACTTCATGGGGAACAGACCAAAGTGTGGGTAGCTGGTGGCAGGTTGATCTGGGAGCGACAGCCGTGATTCGCAAGCTGGAGATGTCCATGTGGAGTGGAGGAATTAAATACAAGATCGAGGTATCCAACGATAACGAGAATTTTGTCAAAGTGGTGGATACAACGAGTGATGTCGTTGTATCCACCAGTCCAAGACATATCCTGCCCGCAGGCACGGAGGCGCGTTATATTCGTCTTACCGTAACAGCAGGTTCCGAGTGGGTAGGCTTTATGGATTTTAAAGCTTACGGGGTGTTCCCGGCGGACAAATCTGCCCTGGAGACTACAGTGAATTCCGCTGCGAAGCTGCGTCAAAGTGATTACACGGCCGCAAGCTGGACTGTGTTTGGTGAGGCACTGTCGTCTGCTCGTGAGCTTATGGAAGATGCAGAAGCCAGTGCACAGGAAATCAGTGCTGCGGATAACGCATTGATACAGGCGGTGAGTCAGCTTGTGCGGCAAGAGTCGACACCGGGTCAGCCATCACAGCCCGGTCAACCTGCACAGCCCTCCATGCCGGGATCATCGCAGAATCCTGGCAATTCTCCTGTAACGCCGCCTGTTGAATCCGGTAATCCAGGAGAAAATGGTTCCATTACATTCAAAGGGAAACGTACGGGAGCAGACACGTATGTGATTCAGCCTGATATAAAGCAGGTGTCTCAAATGATCCAAGGAATGGCAGCAGGGAGCAAAAAGCTAACCATGATTGCAGATGTTCCTAAGGATACTAAGGCTGTGACCTTTCAGCTCAACTCAAATCAACTTCAGGAATGGGCACGTAATCAGGCATTAGAGTCGCTGGAGCTGACCATAAAACAAACATCTGTCCGTATCCCCTTAAATTTATTGAAGGATGTTGGTAGCGAAGAAGGGGCTGCAATGAATGTCATTGTGGCCGAAGATTCCATAGCTAATCTGTCTGAAGCGCAAAAGAAAGCAATCGGTAACCGGAACGTGGTCAGCGTGGATCTGCGGTTAAACGGACAGCCGTTACAGTGGACAGATCGATCCATTGAAATTGCGATGTCGGATGTGCAAAATTCAAATGCAGCAGATATAGTGACGGTTGTATACTCACTCCTGCCAAATGGTGAAATGAAACCAGTAACCTTTACTCAATATGATGAATCAACCCAAAGTCTGGCTTTCAAGCCGCTTGAATCAGGCCGTTTCGTGATTACTGAAGTGCAGGTGCCGCTGAATGATTTGCAATCCTACTCCTGGGCCATTAAAGAGGTTCAGAATCTGTATGGCAAAGGAATCATTTCAGGCATGACAGATACTCGATTCAGTCCGCAAGCAGAACTGACACGAGCACAATTTTTGCAAATGATCATGAAGGGCATTGGCGAATCACGCTCCCCGGATACATCTACTTTAGCTTTAATAGATGTGAAGAGTGATCAATGGTATTCAGATTCCGTACGTCTTGGTTTGGAAATGGGAATCGTACAAGGTCGGGCGGATGGCACGTTTGGAGCGAATGATCGTATTTCTCGTGAAGATATGGCGGTGATGTTATACCGTGCCATGCAGCTTATGAAGCAGAACGCCAGTGAAGTTGATGATTCATCATCCAGCAGTAACGGATTTAATGACAGCTCAGATATTGCTGAATATGCAAAACAAGCAGTTGCAGCGATGCAGGAGCAAGGCCTGCTTCAAGGAATGGCAAATGGCTCGTTTGCGCCTAAACAGCAAGCTAATCGTGCACAGGGTGCAGTAGCTGTAGCCAGAATGATGAAGCATATCTATAAATTCTAA
- a CDS encoding sugar kinase, protein MRLGKASQTLAAHTAGSEPMTEYKLILVKRRTRLEELVVRYNTVQQAQFYIERLGADFSDYLEEDRRYHHSVQQAQQQLSQLGRVQTIDREHVPNFIFGAEDIVVVVGQDGLVANTLKYVTEQPLIGVNPDPMRWDGVLLPFTVEDLSLIIPDVIRKRRSLKEVTLAKVELNDGQYLYGVNDLFIGRKTHVSARYEVRMGSSVEQQSSSGVIVSTGMGSTGWFKSVLAGAAGVVGSEAWQHILSGGVFIPDRDSRSSHLNSNTRGKGYLEAPIAATASAQGSMSDMNHFGWDAPYLYFTVREPFPSRTTAANLVFGQIHPKQPLQIVSQMPEDGVIFSDGVEQDFLEFNSGVEATIGLAEKRGRLVV, encoded by the coding sequence ATGAGACTTGGGAAGGCAAGTCAGACTCTAGCTGCACACACTGCGGGAAGTGAACCCATGACTGAATACAAACTGATACTGGTCAAACGCAGAACAAGGCTGGAAGAATTGGTAGTTCGTTATAATACGGTCCAACAAGCCCAGTTCTATATTGAACGTTTGGGGGCGGACTTCAGTGATTACCTGGAGGAGGACAGACGTTATCATCATTCCGTGCAGCAGGCCCAGCAGCAGCTCAGCCAACTGGGCCGGGTTCAGACGATTGATCGAGAACATGTGCCCAACTTTATTTTTGGAGCAGAGGACATTGTAGTCGTCGTCGGACAGGACGGTCTGGTTGCCAATACACTCAAGTATGTAACCGAGCAGCCGCTTATTGGCGTAAATCCTGATCCAATGCGTTGGGATGGGGTGCTGCTGCCATTTACGGTGGAGGATTTGAGCTTAATAATACCTGATGTGATTCGTAAACGCCGTTCCCTGAAAGAAGTGACACTGGCCAAAGTGGAGCTGAATGATGGGCAGTATCTGTATGGCGTCAACGATCTGTTCATTGGCCGAAAGACGCATGTATCTGCTCGTTATGAAGTTCGGATGGGTTCATCGGTAGAACAACAATCCTCCAGCGGGGTGATTGTATCCACGGGAATGGGATCGACAGGCTGGTTCAAAAGTGTGCTGGCAGGTGCTGCTGGAGTCGTGGGCTCGGAAGCGTGGCAGCACATCCTATCGGGTGGAGTGTTCATCCCCGATAGAGACAGCAGAAGCTCCCATTTAAACTCGAACACTAGAGGGAAAGGTTATTTAGAAGCACCTATCGCTGCCACAGCATCTGCACAGGGAAGTATGAGCGACATGAATCACTTTGGCTGGGATGCGCCTTATCTGTATTTTACAGTTCGTGAACCTTTCCCCAGCAGGACGACTGCAGCCAATCTGGTGTTTGGACAGATTCATCCGAAACAGCCTTTGCAGATTGTTTCCCAGATGCCGGAGGACGGCGTTATTTTCAGTGACGGGGTAGAACAGGACTTTCTCGAATTTAATTCTGGTGTGGAAGCAACCATTGGCTTGGCAGAGAAACGTGGTCGACTGGTGGTCTAG
- a CDS encoding SPFH domain-containing protein, with the protein MFGFRFVKFQPSEYVMKVKNGQVQRQGVGLSFYYYEPTTSVVVLPVSSVDVPFMFEEITADYQTVTVQGQLSYRIVDYLKITQSLNYTYNLRKNRYISDDPGKLDQRVITTAKVLTKKHLEQMPLKEAIQSSERLASSMKREVVQSEELEKLGVELMSLSILAILPNKETMRALEAQAREEILRQADEALYVRRNASIEQERKVKENELNTEIAVETKKQQIRETQLHAERSVKQKQNEMEQEQLQFNTAMEERKQQLIELTIANQNAEADAKAYEIAAVMDSLQKVEPSVLQAMANMGMNSDKLIALAFQELAENAGKIGQLNISPDLLQGLINPPTREQGGRAR; encoded by the coding sequence ATGTTTGGATTTCGATTCGTGAAGTTTCAACCCAGTGAGTATGTAATGAAAGTGAAGAATGGTCAGGTGCAGCGTCAAGGTGTAGGGTTATCCTTTTATTATTATGAGCCGACGACATCGGTGGTGGTTCTGCCTGTATCTTCGGTGGATGTGCCCTTTATGTTTGAAGAAATAACAGCCGATTATCAAACGGTTACGGTTCAGGGTCAACTGAGTTATCGCATTGTTGATTATTTGAAAATCACCCAAAGCTTAAACTACACGTACAATTTGCGCAAAAACAGATATATCTCTGATGATCCTGGCAAATTGGATCAACGTGTGATTACGACCGCCAAGGTGCTCACCAAAAAACATCTGGAGCAAATGCCACTGAAGGAAGCCATTCAATCGAGTGAACGGCTGGCCAGCAGTATGAAACGGGAAGTGGTGCAGAGTGAGGAACTGGAGAAATTGGGCGTAGAGCTGATGAGTTTGTCCATCCTCGCCATTTTGCCCAATAAAGAGACCATGCGTGCACTGGAAGCGCAAGCGAGGGAAGAAATCTTACGCCAGGCCGACGAAGCACTGTATGTACGTCGGAATGCATCCATTGAACAGGAGCGAAAAGTAAAGGAGAACGAACTGAACACGGAAATTGCCGTGGAGACAAAGAAACAGCAGATTCGAGAAACGCAATTACATGCGGAGCGATCAGTGAAACAGAAACAAAATGAGATGGAGCAGGAACAGCTGCAATTCAATACGGCGATGGAGGAACGGAAACAGCAGCTTATTGAATTGACGATTGCCAATCAGAATGCAGAGGCTGATGCCAAAGCTTATGAAATTGCAGCCGTGATGGACTCGTTACAAAAGGTGGAACCTAGTGTGCTGCAGGCGATGGCTAACATGGGTATGAATTCGGATAAACTGATTGCCCTTGCATTCCAGGAGCTGGCTGAGAATGCCGGGAAAATTGGACAGCTTAACATTTCGCCTGATCTGCTGCAAGGATTGATAAATCCACCGACAAGAGAGCAGGGAGGTCGAGCACGATGA
- a CDS encoding response regulator transcription factor, which yields MKSILIVEDEQAIARVLAAYLRKAGFDVRHAADGPTALSQFDSDVPSLVLLDVMLPGMDGWDLLRIIREKSACPVIMLTALDDIQDRLNGLNAGADDYMSKPFVPEEVVARVNAVLRRNPHWTAEGEGKRHFGNLVIDLAAKQVLLNGAEVALTPRDLSLLLFLSEYPNRTFTRDHLIEQVWGMDYDGSDRAVDLSIKRLRQALSHWLPETGEIRTLRGMGYQFWIAN from the coding sequence TTGAAATCCATACTCATCGTCGAAGATGAACAAGCCATTGCCCGAGTGCTGGCTGCCTATCTTCGAAAAGCGGGATTCGATGTTCGTCATGCAGCGGATGGCCCCACTGCCCTATCCCAATTTGATTCGGATGTGCCTTCCTTGGTCTTGCTGGATGTCATGCTGCCTGGAATGGACGGCTGGGATCTGCTGCGAATCATCCGTGAAAAAAGTGCTTGTCCCGTCATCATGCTAACCGCACTGGATGATATTCAGGATCGTCTGAACGGGCTGAATGCCGGTGCTGACGATTATATGAGCAAACCCTTTGTGCCCGAGGAAGTAGTCGCCAGGGTCAACGCTGTGCTTCGCCGCAATCCACACTGGACAGCTGAGGGCGAAGGCAAACGCCATTTCGGCAATCTGGTCATCGATCTGGCCGCCAAACAGGTGCTTTTAAACGGAGCCGAGGTTGCACTGACACCACGTGATTTGTCATTGCTCCTGTTTCTATCGGAATACCCCAACCGTACATTTACTCGGGACCATCTGATTGAACAGGTATGGGGTATGGACTATGACGGAAGTGACCGGGCTGTGGACCTGTCAATCAAGCGGCTGCGTCAGGCGCTCTCCCACTGGCTACCGGAAACGGGAGAAATCCGGACTTTACGGGGAATGGGGTATCAATTTTGGATCGCCAACTAA
- a CDS encoding YceI family protein gives MNKKTKTWMISGAAAIVILGGGGYYFANSYLGNNVEIEQVLPASTAASTTEAGSDSGTSVSNEAAGADQLNGDWSINEGSKVYFSVTTSRETVNFADEQVSGNLTLNVDDASQMKADGQIEMSDIDSGNSQRDGHVKEADFFDVSTYPQATFTASSFEGVPTEWPAGQTVNFKMNGTLTVKGIEKEAAFDVKAAYENDQVLLSATTMVTFEDFGMENPHSVVLSTENDIQVQLELKLSK, from the coding sequence ATGAACAAAAAGACAAAAACATGGATGATTTCAGGAGCCGCAGCAATCGTCATTCTTGGGGGTGGAGGCTACTATTTCGCGAACAGTTATCTGGGCAACAACGTTGAGATTGAGCAGGTGCTTCCTGCCAGCACCGCAGCGTCCACAACGGAAGCCGGATCGGACAGCGGCACAAGTGTATCCAACGAAGCAGCGGGAGCAGACCAACTGAACGGGGACTGGAGCATCAATGAAGGTTCGAAAGTTTATTTCTCGGTAACGACATCAAGGGAGACGGTGAATTTTGCAGACGAACAGGTCAGTGGTAACCTGACCCTCAATGTAGACGATGCTTCCCAGATGAAAGCGGATGGACAGATTGAGATGAGTGACATTGATTCAGGCAATAGCCAGCGGGATGGACATGTGAAAGAAGCCGATTTCTTCGATGTTTCCACTTACCCACAAGCTACATTTACGGCTAGCTCCTTTGAAGGTGTACCGACGGAATGGCCGGCAGGGCAGACCGTAAACTTTAAAATGAATGGAACCCTTACGGTAAAAGGGATTGAGAAAGAGGCTGCGTTTGACGTAAAAGCCGCTTATGAGAATGATCAGGTGTTGTTGTCAGCAACCACAATGGTTACCTTTGAAGACTTTGGTATGGAAAATCCGCATTCCGTGGTCCTCTCTACTGAAAATGACATTCAGGTCCAACTGGAGCTGAAGCTAAGCAAGTAA
- a CDS encoding response regulator transcription factor — protein MQSILLVEDDAKLAGLLAAYLIRNGFQVQIVTDFRHVLDEFVQLGPDLVLMDVNLPQFDGYYWCRQIRSHSICPILFISARDSGMDQVMALEHGADDYITKPFQYEVVLAKVRSHLRRAYGMYAAVQPEMKVKNGSMLLYPERYVLEFDGRFVELTQKESVLVEALMAKAGRVVGRERLLELMWEDQHFIDDNTLNVYITRVRRKLKDLGAEEILETVRGAGYRLLALEPTAQEER, from the coding sequence ATGCAATCAATATTGCTGGTTGAAGATGATGCAAAGCTCGCCGGACTGCTGGCGGCATATCTGATCCGAAACGGTTTTCAAGTGCAGATTGTGACAGATTTCCGTCATGTACTGGATGAGTTTGTGCAGCTCGGCCCGGATTTGGTATTAATGGATGTGAATCTGCCTCAGTTTGATGGCTACTACTGGTGCAGACAGATCCGTTCGCATTCCATCTGCCCTATTTTATTTATTTCGGCTCGTGACAGTGGCATGGACCAGGTTATGGCGCTGGAACATGGGGCGGATGATTATATTACGAAGCCTTTCCAGTATGAGGTCGTTCTTGCTAAAGTTCGTAGTCACCTGCGTAGGGCATATGGGATGTATGCAGCTGTACAACCAGAAATGAAAGTGAAAAATGGCTCTATGTTACTGTACCCTGAAAGATATGTACTCGAGTTCGATGGTCGTTTCGTGGAACTGACACAGAAGGAATCCGTGTTGGTCGAAGCGCTGATGGCCAAGGCAGGTCGGGTCGTTGGGCGGGAACGTTTGCTCGAACTGATGTGGGAAGATCAGCATTTTATTGATGATAATACGCTGAATGTGTACATTACACGTGTTCGCCGTAAGCTGAAGGATCTGGGGGCTGAAGAAATTTTGGAAACCGTTCGTGGAGCGGGTTATCGGTTGCTTGCTCTGGAGCCGACTGCCCAAGAGGAGCGATAA